A genomic stretch from Thauera sp. GDN1 includes:
- a CDS encoding DUF883 domain-containing protein codes for MTKQTNVDPVLEVRGQVVQDLKGLVTDVESLLKEVLSASGEEINAAGMRIDDRLGEAKARLVRARVAASKGMGEAADITQAYVVRNPWKVLGGTALAGLIIGAMLRSR; via the coding sequence ATGACGAAACAAACAAACGTCGATCCCGTCTTGGAGGTCCGCGGTCAGGTGGTACAGGATCTGAAGGGCCTTGTTACAGACGTCGAGAGCTTGTTGAAAGAGGTCTTGAGCGCGAGCGGAGAAGAGATCAACGCTGCGGGAATGCGCATCGACGATCGCCTGGGCGAGGCCAAGGCGAGGTTGGTGAGGGCCCGCGTCGCGGCCAGCAAGGGCATGGGCGAGGCCGCCGACATCACGCAAGCGTATGTCGTCCGAAACCCCTGGAAGGTCCTCGGGGGCACCGCCTTGGCCGGATTGATCATCGGCGCGATGTTGCGAAGCCGGTGA
- a CDS encoding glycine zipper 2TM domain-containing protein yields the protein MRTFQRLAVGTVAVAMVLGLAGCAGMSERDKSTAIGAGVGAVGGAVLTGGSAVGTVGGAAVGGVIGHEVGK from the coding sequence ATGAGAACGTTCCAGAGATTGGCCGTCGGTACGGTCGCAGTCGCAATGGTGCTTGGCCTTGCGGGTTGTGCGGGTATGTCGGAGCGGGACAAGAGCACAGCGATCGGTGCCGGTGTCGGCGCGGTCGGTGGTGCTGTGCTCACCGGCGGCAGCGCGGTCGGTACTGTGGGTGGTGCAGCGGTCGGCGGCGTCATCGGTCACGAAGTCGGCAAATAG
- the npdG gene encoding NADPH-dependent F420 reductase: MVIDKTRTIAVIGGTGKLGAALARRWAKAGLRVAIGSRDADKAREAAAALAAETGTPVDSGLNAEVAARADLIVVSVPFASQAATLEEIRAAAAGKLVVDTTVPLMPPKVMRVQLPPEGCAALRAQQTLGEAVRVVSAFHNVAAHKLATDEDIACDVLVFGDDKADRTQVVALADAAGLRGLHGGALANSAAAEAMTSVLIFLNKTYRVDGAGLCITGALDMNADA; the protein is encoded by the coding sequence ATGGTCATCGACAAGACAAGAACAATCGCCGTCATCGGCGGCACCGGCAAGCTCGGGGCCGCCCTCGCCCGCCGCTGGGCGAAGGCCGGGCTGCGCGTGGCGATCGGCTCGCGCGACGCCGACAAGGCGCGCGAAGCGGCCGCCGCGCTGGCGGCGGAAACCGGCACCCCGGTCGATTCGGGGCTCAACGCAGAAGTCGCCGCCCGCGCCGACCTGATCGTCGTCAGCGTGCCCTTCGCGTCGCAGGCCGCGACCCTCGAGGAGATCCGCGCGGCGGCGGCCGGCAAGCTGGTGGTGGATACCACGGTGCCGCTGATGCCGCCCAAGGTGATGCGTGTGCAGCTGCCGCCCGAGGGCTGCGCCGCGCTGCGCGCACAGCAGACGCTGGGTGAAGCGGTGCGTGTGGTTTCCGCCTTCCACAATGTGGCCGCGCACAAGCTCGCCACCGACGAGGACATCGCCTGCGACGTGCTGGTGTTCGGCGACGACAAGGCCGACCGCACCCAGGTGGTCGCACTCGCCGATGCCGCCGGCCTGCGCGGGCTGCACGGCGGCGCCCTGGCCAACTCCGCCGCGGCCGAGGCGATGACCTCGGTGCTGATCTTTCTCAACAAGACCTATCGTGTCGACGGCGCCGGCCTGTGCATCACCGGCGCGCTCGACATGAATGCCGACGCCTGA
- the cofE gene encoding coenzyme F420-0:L-glutamate ligase translates to MGRRLCFEALSGIPEVRPGDALSPLIVAALAENDSALGHDSIVVVAQKIVSKSEGRFAWLDEVIPSDKARELARITGKDARLVELTLSESTRVLRAVPGVLIVRHRLGYVMANAGIDMSNVPGEAGRERALLLPLDPEASAAGLREALREATGQAVGVIVSDSFGRPWRNGVVNVALGSAGIPALIDRRGDTDRHGRTLQITQTAFADAVAAGAAVVMGEGDEGMPVVIASGFMPAAPETDCRALVRPIDTDLFQ, encoded by the coding sequence ATGGGACGCCGGCTCTGTTTCGAAGCGCTTTCCGGCATCCCCGAGGTCCGGCCTGGCGACGCACTTTCGCCGCTGATCGTGGCGGCGCTGGCGGAGAACGACAGCGCGCTGGGCCACGACAGCATCGTCGTGGTGGCGCAGAAGATCGTGTCGAAGTCGGAAGGCCGCTTCGCCTGGCTCGATGAGGTCATCCCTTCCGACAAGGCGCGGGAGCTCGCCCGCATCACCGGCAAGGACGCGCGCCTGGTCGAGCTGACGCTGTCGGAATCGACGCGCGTGCTGCGCGCGGTGCCGGGCGTGCTGATCGTGCGTCACCGCCTCGGCTACGTGATGGCCAACGCCGGCATCGACATGTCCAACGTGCCGGGCGAGGCGGGCCGGGAACGCGCCCTGCTGCTGCCGCTGGACCCGGAGGCCTCGGCGGCCGGGCTGCGCGAGGCCTTGCGCGAAGCGACCGGGCAGGCGGTTGGCGTGATCGTGAGCGACAGCTTCGGGCGCCCGTGGCGCAACGGCGTGGTGAACGTGGCGCTCGGCTCCGCCGGCATTCCCGCGCTGATCGACCGCCGCGGCGACACCGACCGCCACGGCCGCACGCTGCAGATCACCCAGACCGCCTTTGCCGATGCGGTGGCCGCCGGCGCCGCGGTGGTGATGGGCGAAGGCGACGAAGGCATGCCGGTGGTGATCGCCAGCGGCTTCATGCCCGCCGCGCCCGAGACGGATTGCCGGGCGCTGGTGCGCCCGATCGACACGGACCTGTTCCAATGA
- the cofD gene encoding 2-phospho-L-lactate transferase gives MSAPSILALSGGVGGAKLADGLLHAAGRGRLTVVVNTGDDFTHLGLHISPDIDTALYTLAGLANPETGWGRRDETWTFMDALARLGGETWFRLGDGDLATHVERTRRLAAGEPLSAIVADFARRFGIEADIVPMSDQPVRTRVRTDEGTFDFQDYFVRQQCRPVTRAVEFVFAPDTRPCAALEAALADEALGAILICPSNPYLSIAPILAVPGLRALLRARGVPIVAVSPLVGGAAVKGPTAKIMSELGVPVSADEIVRHYGDLLDGFVLDARDAHLRARIGVPVHVTDTLMLAPADRIRVAQETLAFAATLPPRP, from the coding sequence ATGAGCGCACCCAGCATCCTTGCCCTGAGCGGCGGCGTCGGTGGCGCCAAGCTCGCCGACGGACTGCTGCACGCGGCCGGCCGCGGCCGGCTCACCGTCGTGGTCAATACCGGCGACGACTTCACCCACCTCGGCCTGCACATCTCGCCCGACATCGACACCGCGCTGTACACGCTGGCCGGTCTCGCCAACCCCGAGACCGGATGGGGCCGGCGCGACGAGACCTGGACCTTCATGGATGCGCTCGCCCGCCTGGGCGGCGAGACCTGGTTCCGCCTCGGCGATGGCGACCTCGCCACCCATGTCGAGCGCACGCGCCGGCTCGCGGCGGGCGAGCCGCTGTCGGCCATCGTCGCCGACTTCGCGCGCCGCTTCGGCATCGAGGCCGACATCGTGCCAATGTCCGACCAGCCGGTGCGCACCCGGGTGCGGACGGACGAAGGCACGTTCGACTTCCAGGACTATTTCGTCCGCCAGCAATGCCGGCCGGTGACGCGCGCAGTCGAGTTCGTGTTCGCGCCCGACACGCGGCCCTGCGCCGCGCTCGAGGCGGCGCTCGCCGACGAGGCGCTGGGCGCTATCCTGATCTGCCCGTCCAACCCCTATCTGAGCATCGCCCCCATCCTCGCCGTGCCCGGCCTGCGTGCGCTGCTGCGCGCGCGCGGCGTGCCGATCGTCGCGGTGTCGCCGCTGGTCGGTGGCGCCGCGGTGAAGGGGCCGACCGCGAAGATCATGAGCGAGTTGGGCGTGCCGGTGAGCGCGGACGAGATCGTCCGCCACTACGGCGATCTGCTCGACGGCTTCGTGCTCGATGCGCGCGACGCGCACCTGCGCGCGCGGATCGGCGTGCCGGTGCATGTGACCGACACGCTGATGCTGGCGCCGGCCGACCGCATCCGCGTCGCGCAGGAGACCCTGGCCTTCGCCGCCACCCTGCCGCCCAGGCCCTGA
- a CDS encoding SLC13 family permease, producing MTAYLVLASLAVLLALLLSGRFKPASLFVSWAVGYHLLIGTDERSFLASYVNPGVVTLALLLMVSLVLERAPLLDALPARLLRGRPTLAVLRLTGFTAIASAFINNTAIVAALLGTLARQRHLPPSRVLLPLSYAAILGGITTLIGTSTNLVVNAFAVEAGLPPLGMFDLAWAGVPIAVVCLIVLAIGSRHLPLHQGGSGEQVQRYFLEARVMPGAPLVGRTIEQNRLRQLDGLYLVEIVRNGHLISPASPSEILQADDRLIFTGEIAKVSTLQRFPGLQLFGHQSGALLHSNLVEVVITGESELDGRTLRDLDFRTMFDAGVVGIRRGNQQLSGQLGRIVLHAGDCLLLATGADFGQHRNLDRNFVIVSGAPVRPRLSARQSLLAFAGFFGVIALAALERLPLLPGLLMLTGLFIASGLLEVAEMRRRFPFELVLIIGSALSIARVMEDSGAAGLIVQAMSAVSAGHGVWGAFIGAYLITLLLTEVLTNNAAAALGFPIALAAARAFDADPTPFIMIVCYGASAGFLVPFGYQTHLMVFSTGHYRAMDFVRLGLPITLAYSTVALTVVPYLFPLYP from the coding sequence ATGACGGCCTATCTCGTCCTCGCTTCCCTCGCCGTCCTGCTCGCACTGCTGTTGAGCGGCCGCTTCAAGCCCGCGAGCCTGTTCGTCAGCTGGGCGGTCGGCTATCACCTGCTGATCGGGACGGACGAAAGGAGCTTTCTCGCCAGCTACGTGAATCCGGGCGTGGTCACGCTGGCGTTGCTGCTGATGGTCTCGCTGGTGCTCGAGCGCGCGCCCTTGCTCGACGCCTTGCCGGCGCGCCTCCTGCGCGGACGTCCGACGCTCGCCGTGTTGCGCCTGACCGGCTTCACCGCGATCGCGTCGGCCTTCATCAACAACACCGCGATCGTCGCCGCGCTGCTCGGCACCCTGGCCCGGCAACGACATCTCCCGCCCTCCCGCGTCCTGCTGCCGCTGTCGTACGCCGCTATTCTGGGTGGGATCACCACCTTGATCGGCACGTCCACCAACCTCGTCGTGAACGCCTTTGCCGTCGAGGCCGGGCTTCCCCCGCTCGGAATGTTCGACCTCGCCTGGGCAGGTGTGCCGATCGCGGTCGTGTGCCTGATCGTGCTCGCCATCGGCAGCCGCCATCTTCCCCTTCATCAGGGCGGCTCCGGGGAGCAGGTCCAGCGCTACTTCCTCGAAGCGCGGGTGATGCCGGGCGCGCCGCTGGTCGGACGCACGATCGAACAGAACCGGCTGCGCCAGCTCGATGGCCTGTACCTGGTCGAGATCGTTCGCAACGGCCATCTCATATCACCCGCGAGTCCGAGCGAGATCCTGCAGGCCGACGACCGCCTGATCTTCACCGGCGAGATCGCAAAGGTATCGACGCTGCAACGCTTTCCCGGCCTGCAGCTCTTCGGCCATCAGAGTGGCGCGCTGCTGCACTCGAATCTGGTCGAGGTCGTGATCACCGGCGAATCGGAGCTCGACGGGCGCACCCTGCGCGATCTGGACTTCCGCACCATGTTCGACGCGGGGGTGGTCGGCATCCGCCGTGGCAACCAGCAACTCTCGGGTCAGCTGGGGCGCATCGTCCTGCACGCCGGCGACTGCCTTCTGCTCGCCACCGGGGCGGACTTTGGCCAGCACCGCAACCTCGACCGCAACTTCGTCATCGTCAGCGGTGCCCCCGTCAGGCCCCGTTTGAGCGCGCGTCAGAGCCTCCTGGCCTTTGCCGGATTTTTCGGCGTGATAGCGCTTGCAGCGCTCGAGCGCCTGCCGCTGCTGCCGGGGCTGCTGATGCTGACCGGGCTGTTCATCGCCTCCGGCCTGCTGGAGGTGGCGGAGATGCGCCGGCGCTTTCCCTTCGAACTGGTGCTGATCATCGGATCGGCACTGAGCATTGCGCGGGTCATGGAAGATTCGGGCGCCGCCGGGCTGATCGTGCAGGCGATGAGCGCGGTGTCCGCCGGCCATGGTGTCTGGGGCGCCTTCATCGGTGCCTATCTGATCACGCTGCTCCTGACCGAGGTGCTCACCAACAACGCCGCCGCCGCGCTCGGCTTTCCGATCGCCCTGGCGGCGGCACGAGCCTTCGACGCCGATCCGACGCCCTTCATCATGATCGTCTGCTACGGCGCGAGCGCCGGCTTCCTCGTTCCTTTCGGCTACCAGACGCACCTGATGGTGTTCTCCACCGGGCACTACCGCGCGATGGACTTCGTGCGCCTGGGTCTGCCCATCACGCTGGCCTACAGCACCGTGGCGCTGACGGTCGTCCCCTACCTGTTTCCCCTTTACCCCTGA
- the cofC gene encoding 2-phospho-L-lactate guanylyltransferase, with product MSCWAVVPLKARRLGKTRLSGLLDEAARAALVQSMLETVLSALSAAQEIDRIAVVSSEPERIPAGVLALPDPGEGLNPALSAAADRLLDHGASSLLIIHADLPLVRASDIDRFVRAGRRQGMALATDRHGTGTNALFVADGLDFPFRFGANSLSRHLAEARLRRITPALPALNGLAIDIDTPADLACLWPAAAASFTPSRWSPMPCTTSPCTTSL from the coding sequence ATGAGCTGCTGGGCCGTGGTTCCGCTCAAGGCGCGCCGCCTCGGCAAGACGCGGCTGTCCGGCCTGCTCGACGAGGCCGCCCGCGCCGCGCTGGTGCAGTCGATGCTCGAGACCGTGCTGTCGGCCCTGTCCGCGGCGCAGGAAATCGATCGCATCGCCGTGGTCAGCAGCGAACCCGAGCGGATCCCCGCCGGCGTCCTCGCCTTGCCCGACCCGGGCGAAGGCCTGAACCCGGCACTGAGCGCCGCCGCCGACAGGCTGCTCGACCACGGTGCGAGTTCGCTGCTGATCATCCACGCCGACCTGCCGCTGGTGCGGGCGAGCGACATCGACCGCTTCGTGCGCGCCGGCCGCCGCCAGGGCATGGCGCTGGCCACCGACCGCCACGGCACCGGCACCAACGCGCTGTTCGTGGCGGACGGCCTGGACTTCCCTTTCCGCTTCGGCGCCAACAGCCTGTCGCGCCATCTGGCCGAAGCCCGCCTGCGCCGGATCACGCCCGCCCTGCCCGCGTTGAACGGCCTCGCCATCGACATCGACACCCCTGCCGACCTCGCCTGCCTGTGGCCGGCCGCCGCAGCCTCCTTCACGCCTTCCCGCTGGAGCCCTATGCCATGCACGACCTCGCCATGCACGACCTCACTGTGA
- the cofH gene encoding 5-amino-6-(D-ribitylamino)uracil--L-tyrosine 4-hydroxyphenyl transferase CofH — translation MHDLAMHDLTVSLLDRARAGHALSADDIHLLAEHASHAQLLQAAEALTLAGHGSNVGYSRKVFIPLTRLCRNTCGYCTFATTPKSVPSAYLSADEVLAIARAGAAAGCHEALFTLGERPESRYQAARDALAALGHGSTIEYLAEMAALVHRETGLLPHVNPGTMSAEEIALLRPLSASMGIMLESSSIRLCERGGPHWKCVDKHPDVRLETLRLAGEQAVPMTTGILIGIGETRRERVDSLLALRDLHAAHGHLQEIIVQNFRAKPGTVMAGADEPGVDDHTWTIAIARLIFGARMSIQAPPNLRPGELGPLLRAGVNDWGGISPVTLDHVNPEAAWPQIDALAAETATHGRHLRPRLPLIPSFVGEAARWTDTAMCTALLRRADASGFARADDWIAGTGQAPSPAALRVFAPQAGATAPSQAIRALLDKALAGRELAEDEIVRLFDAQGADLHAVMAAADRLRRDTVGDAVTHVRNCNINYTNICQHRCGFCAFAKSHAASTLRGPAYRLEAEQVAARALEAWARGATEVCMQGGIHPHYTGDTYLELLAAVKRATPDMHIHAFSPLEIRHGAATLGLSLRDYLRRLRDAGLRTLPGTAAEILDDEVRAIICPDKLDTAQWLEVMEAAHAVGIRSTATIMFGHVDAPRHWARHLLAIRRLQAKTGGFTEFVPLPFVHMESPLWHKGRARSGPTLRESVLMHAVARLVLHPLIANIQTSWVKMGGEGAALCLQAGANDLGGTLMYESITRAAGGANGQLMETADLRAIAARCERPLRQRTTLYEAVPPAADRAAVGPPQRPRQVHRLHATA, via the coding sequence ATGCACGACCTCGCCATGCACGACCTCACTGTGAGCCTTCTCGACCGCGCGCGGGCAGGACACGCGCTGTCGGCCGACGACATCCACCTGCTGGCCGAGCACGCGTCGCACGCCCAGTTGCTGCAGGCCGCCGAGGCCCTTACGCTGGCCGGGCACGGATCGAACGTGGGTTACTCGCGCAAGGTCTTCATCCCGCTCACCCGGCTGTGCCGCAACACCTGCGGCTACTGCACCTTCGCCACCACGCCGAAGTCGGTGCCGAGCGCCTACCTGAGCGCGGACGAAGTGCTGGCGATCGCCCGCGCCGGCGCGGCGGCAGGCTGCCACGAGGCCTTGTTCACCCTCGGCGAACGCCCGGAATCGCGTTATCAGGCCGCGCGCGACGCCCTCGCCGCGCTCGGCCACGGCTCGACCATCGAATACCTGGCGGAAATGGCTGCGCTGGTGCATCGCGAGACCGGCCTGCTGCCGCATGTGAACCCCGGCACCATGAGCGCCGAAGAGATAGCCCTGCTCCGCCCGCTGTCGGCCTCGATGGGCATCATGCTCGAGTCCTCCTCCATCCGCCTGTGCGAACGCGGTGGCCCGCACTGGAAGTGCGTGGACAAGCACCCCGACGTCCGCCTCGAGACCTTGCGCCTCGCCGGCGAACAGGCGGTGCCGATGACCACCGGCATCCTGATCGGCATCGGCGAGACGCGGCGCGAACGTGTCGACTCCCTGCTCGCGCTGCGCGATCTGCACGCGGCGCACGGGCACCTGCAGGAGATCATCGTGCAGAACTTCCGCGCCAAACCGGGGACCGTGATGGCAGGGGCGGACGAGCCCGGCGTGGACGATCACACCTGGACGATCGCGATCGCGCGCCTGATCTTCGGCGCCCGCATGTCGATCCAGGCGCCGCCCAACCTGAGGCCCGGCGAGCTCGGCCCGCTGCTGCGCGCCGGCGTCAATGACTGGGGCGGCATCTCGCCGGTCACGCTCGACCACGTCAACCCGGAAGCGGCCTGGCCGCAGATCGACGCCCTCGCCGCCGAGACGGCCACACACGGCCGCCATCTGCGCCCGCGCCTGCCGCTGATCCCGTCCTTCGTGGGCGAGGCTGCGCGGTGGACCGACACCGCGATGTGCACCGCCCTGCTGCGCCGCGCCGACGCGAGCGGCTTCGCCCGCGCCGACGACTGGATCGCCGGCACCGGCCAGGCCCCATCGCCCGCGGCGCTGCGCGTATTCGCACCGCAAGCCGGCGCCACGGCGCCCTCGCAGGCCATCCGCGCGCTGCTCGACAAGGCCCTGGCGGGCCGCGAGCTGGCCGAGGACGAGATCGTGCGCCTCTTCGATGCGCAGGGCGCCGACCTGCACGCCGTGATGGCGGCCGCCGACCGCCTGCGGCGCGACACCGTGGGCGACGCGGTCACCCACGTGCGTAACTGCAACATCAACTACACCAACATCTGCCAGCACCGCTGCGGCTTCTGCGCCTTCGCCAAGAGCCACGCCGCCTCCACGCTGCGTGGCCCGGCCTACCGGCTCGAAGCCGAGCAGGTTGCCGCCCGTGCGCTCGAGGCCTGGGCGCGCGGCGCCACCGAGGTGTGCATGCAGGGCGGCATCCACCCGCACTACACCGGCGACACCTACCTCGAGCTGCTGGCGGCGGTGAAGCGCGCGACGCCCGACATGCACATCCATGCCTTCTCGCCGCTGGAGATCCGGCACGGCGCCGCCACCCTGGGCCTGTCGCTGCGCGACTACCTGCGCCGCTTGCGCGACGCCGGCCTGCGCACGCTGCCGGGCACGGCGGCGGAGATCCTCGACGACGAGGTGCGCGCCATCATCTGCCCGGACAAGCTCGACACCGCGCAATGGCTCGAGGTAATGGAGGCCGCGCACGCGGTCGGCATCCGCAGCACCGCGACCATCATGTTCGGCCATGTGGATGCGCCACGGCACTGGGCGCGGCACCTGCTCGCCATCCGCCGCCTGCAGGCGAAGACCGGCGGCTTCACCGAGTTCGTGCCCCTGCCCTTCGTGCATATGGAATCGCCGCTGTGGCACAAGGGCCGCGCCCGCTCGGGCCCGACGCTGCGCGAGTCGGTGCTGATGCACGCGGTCGCGCGCCTGGTGCTGCATCCGCTGATCGCGAACATCCAGACCTCGTGGGTGAAGATGGGCGGCGAAGGCGCGGCGCTCTGCCTGCAGGCCGGCGCCAACGACCTCGGCGGCACGCTGATGTACGAATCGATCACGCGCGCAGCGGGCGGCGCCAACGGCCAGCTGATGGAGACCGCCGACCTGCGTGCGATCGCGGCGCGCTGCGAACGTCCGCTGCGCCAGCGCACCACGCTCTATGAGGCGGTGCCGCCTGCGGCCGACCGGGCCGCGGTCGGACCACCCCAGCGCCCGCGGCAGGTGCATAGGCTGCACGCGACCGCCTGA
- the cysD gene encoding sulfate adenylyltransferase subunit CysD, with protein MTLTHLQRLEAESIHILREVVAEADNPVMLYSIGKDSAVMLHLAMKAFYPAVPPFPLLHVDTRWKFQEMYRFRTRMAQETGMDLLVHINPEGVEKDINPFTHGSAIHTDIMKTEGLKQALDQYGFDVAFGGARRDEEKSRAKERVFSFRTAQHRWDPKNQRPELWKLYNARKHKGESIRVFPLSNWTELDIWQYIYLENIPIVPLYYAAERPVVERDGTLIMVDDHRMPLKPGEVPMMKKVRFRTLGCYPLTGAVESEADTLPAIIQEMLLTRTSERQGRVIDHDSAASMEKKKQEGYF; from the coding sequence ATGACACTCACCCACCTGCAACGGCTCGAAGCCGAAAGCATCCACATCCTGCGCGAAGTCGTCGCCGAGGCCGACAACCCGGTCATGCTGTATTCGATCGGCAAGGACAGCGCGGTCATGCTGCACCTGGCGATGAAGGCCTTCTATCCGGCGGTGCCGCCCTTTCCGCTGCTGCACGTCGATACGCGCTGGAAATTCCAGGAGATGTACCGCTTCCGCACCCGCATGGCGCAGGAGACGGGCATGGACCTGCTGGTGCACATCAACCCCGAGGGCGTCGAGAAGGACATCAACCCCTTCACCCACGGCTCGGCGATCCACACCGACATCATGAAGACCGAGGGCCTCAAGCAGGCGCTCGACCAGTACGGCTTCGACGTCGCCTTCGGCGGCGCGCGACGCGACGAGGAGAAGTCGCGCGCCAAGGAGCGCGTGTTCTCGTTCCGCACCGCGCAGCACCGCTGGGACCCGAAGAACCAGCGCCCCGAGCTGTGGAAGCTCTACAACGCCAGAAAGCACAAGGGCGAGTCGATCCGCGTGTTCCCGCTGTCGAACTGGACCGAGCTCGACATCTGGCAGTACATCTACCTCGAGAACATCCCGATCGTGCCGCTGTACTACGCCGCCGAGCGGCCGGTCGTCGAGCGCGACGGCACGCTGATCATGGTCGATGACCACCGCATGCCCTTGAAGCCCGGCGAGGTGCCGATGATGAAGAAGGTGCGCTTCCGCACCCTGGGCTGCTACCCGCTGACCGGCGCGGTCGAGTCCGAAGCCGACACCCTGCCGGCGATCATCCAGGAGATGCTCCTCACCCGGACGTCCGAGCGTCAGGGCCGGGTGATCGACCACGATTCCGCCGCTTCCATGGAAAAGAAAAAGCAAGAGGGGTACTTCTAA
- the cysN gene encoding sulfate adenylyltransferase subunit CysN, giving the protein MAHVSELIATDIEQYLKAHEHKSLLRFITCGSVDDGKSTLIGRLLYESKMLFEDQLAAVEADSKKFGTQGDAIDFALLVDGLAAEREQGITIDVAYRFFSTDKRKFIVADTPGHEQYTRNMVTGASTADVAILMVDARRGILTQTRRHSYLVSLLGIRHIVVAINKMDLVDYSEKVFRDIREDYAAFAAQIGLEDVSFIPLSAFRGDNIIEPSNAMPWYHGSTLMAYLETVEIDDARMQRAPFRLPVQWVNRPNLDFRGFAGQVASGVIRPGDRIRVQPSGRESTVARIVTHGGDLAQAVSGQSVTLTLADEIDISRGDVISTVEAPAEVADQFETTLVWMHDEPMLPGRPYLLKIGAKTVTATITDIKYQVNVNTLEHVAAKKLELNAIGVCNLSLDRPIAFDAYRDNRDTGGFILVDRLSNNTVGAGLLHFALRRAHNIHVQHVDVDNAARSALKHQKSCVLWFTGLSGAGKSSIANLVEKKLHALGHHTYLLDGDNVRHGLNKDLGFTDADRVENIRRVAEVARLMVDAGLIVLTAFISPFKSERRMARSLMGEDEFIEIFVDTPLEVAEQRDVKGLYKKARRGELKNFTGIDSPYEAPESPELQLTTPQLSLDAAADAVIATLRLRGVIAD; this is encoded by the coding sequence ATGGCACACGTTTCCGAGCTCATCGCCACCGACATCGAGCAGTACCTGAAGGCGCACGAACACAAGAGCCTGCTGCGCTTCATCACCTGCGGCAGCGTCGATGACGGCAAGAGCACGCTGATCGGCCGCCTGCTCTACGAATCGAAGATGCTGTTCGAGGACCAGCTCGCCGCGGTCGAGGCCGACTCGAAGAAGTTCGGCACCCAGGGCGACGCGATCGACTTCGCGCTGCTGGTCGATGGCCTGGCCGCCGAGCGCGAGCAGGGCATCACGATCGACGTGGCCTACCGCTTCTTCTCCACCGACAAGCGCAAGTTCATCGTCGCCGACACCCCGGGCCACGAGCAGTACACCCGCAACATGGTCACCGGCGCCTCCACCGCCGATGTGGCGATTCTGATGGTCGATGCGCGCAGGGGCATCCTCACCCAGACCCGGCGCCACAGCTACCTGGTGTCGCTGCTCGGCATCCGCCACATCGTGGTGGCGATCAACAAGATGGACCTGGTCGACTATTCGGAGAAGGTCTTCCGCGACATCCGCGAGGACTACGCCGCCTTTGCCGCGCAGATCGGGCTCGAGGACGTGAGCTTCATCCCGCTGTCGGCCTTCAGGGGCGACAACATCATCGAGCCGAGCAATGCGATGCCCTGGTACCACGGCAGCACGCTGATGGCCTACCTGGAGACGGTCGAGATCGACGACGCACGCATGCAGCGCGCGCCCTTCCGCCTCCCGGTGCAATGGGTCAACCGCCCCAACCTGGATTTCCGCGGTTTCGCCGGCCAGGTGGCGAGCGGCGTGATCCGCCCGGGCGACCGCATCCGCGTGCAGCCCTCGGGGCGCGAGAGCACGGTGGCGCGCATCGTCACCCACGGCGGCGACCTGGCGCAGGCCGTCTCCGGCCAGTCGGTGACGCTGACGCTGGCCGACGAGATCGACATCTCGCGTGGCGACGTCATCTCCACGGTGGAGGCCCCCGCCGAGGTGGCCGACCAGTTCGAGACCACGCTGGTGTGGATGCACGACGAGCCGATGCTGCCCGGCCGCCCCTACCTGCTCAAGATCGGCGCCAAGACGGTTACGGCCACGATCACCGACATCAAGTACCAGGTGAACGTGAACACGCTCGAGCACGTCGCGGCCAAGAAGCTGGAACTGAACGCGATCGGCGTGTGCAACCTCAGCCTCGACCGTCCGATCGCCTTCGATGCCTATCGCGACAACCGCGACACGGGCGGCTTCATCCTGGTCGACCGGCTGTCGAACAACACCGTCGGCGCCGGCCTGCTGCACTTCGCGCTGCGGCGCGCGCACAACATCCACGTCCAGCACGTCGATGTCGACAACGCGGCGCGCTCGGCCCTGAAGCACCAGAAGAGCTGCGTGCTGTGGTTCACCGGCCTGTCGGGCGCGGGCAAGTCCTCGATCGCCAACCTGGTCGAGAAGAAGCTGCACGCGCTCGGCCACCATACCTACCTGCTCGACGGCGACAACGTGCGCCACGGGCTGAACAAGGACCTCGGCTTCACCGACGCCGACCGCGTGGAGAACATCCGCCGCGTGGCCGAGGTGGCCAGGCTGATGGTGGATGCCGGCCTGATCGTGCTCACCGCCTTCATCTCGCCCTTCAAGTCCGAGCGGCGCATGGCGCGAAGCCTGATGGGCGAGGACGAGTTCATCGAGATCTTCGTCGACACGCCGCTCGAGGTCGCCGAACAGCGCGACGTCAAGGGCCTCTACAAGAAGGCGCGGCGCGGCGAGCTGAAGAACTTCACCGGCATCGACTCGCCCTACGAGGCGCCGGAGAGCCCCGAGCTGCAGCTGACGACGCCCCAGCTCTCGCTCGACGCGGCCGCCGACGCGGTCATCGCCACGCTGCGCCTGCGCGGCGTCATCGCCGACTAA